The following proteins are encoded in a genomic region of Papaver somniferum cultivar HN1 unplaced genomic scaffold, ASM357369v1 unplaced-scaffold_10, whole genome shotgun sequence:
- the LOC113326135 gene encoding probable metal-nicotianamine transporter YSL7: protein MEMETEEKLERLEDGKKAGEKELTVEEIFESQEVPSWRSQLTIRSIFVSAALGFMFTFIVTKLNITTGVIPSLNVAAGLLGFFFIKLWTSVCEKFGWPHQPFNRQENTVIQTCVVAVSGIAFSSGYASYMLGMTKIIADQGPASANTANNVVTLNLGMMYGFLALISFVGLFSILSLRKIMIIDYKLIYPSGTATAYLINSFHTDKGAKLANKQIKTLSKWLAGSFVWAFFQWFFTSDNGCGFTAFPTFGPQAFARKFYFDFSSTYVGVGMITPYSINLSMLLGSIVSWGLMWPLIELHEGKWYPANLPPNNLSGIQGYRVFIAIAMILGDGLFQFIFVLCKSVYNLRKSKDKDVGGEPVVSYDDKRRTEYFLKDQIPVWVAVGGYITLAILSTICVPLLIFPSLKWYHIMIIYIVAPILAFCNSYGCGLTDWSLASTYGKLAIFVFGAWVGLDNGGIIAALAACGVMMSIVSTASDLMQDFKTGYLTLASPRSMFFSQVIGTMIGVALSPVVFWGFFYKAYPDLGKDGASNPAPFGALYRGIALLATQGLSALPKNCLKLCIGFFFFAILVNIIKQVMMHFKNKALKYLPSPIAMAVPFYLGGYYAIDMCIGSLYRYWRERNNKAEADAFVPAIASGLICGDSLWGMPASALSLMNAKPPMCMKFLSRDTNTKVDAFLNG from the coding sequence ATGGAGATGGAGACAGAAGAGAAACTTGAAAGGCTGGAGGATGGAAAGAAAGCAGGCGAAAAGGAATTGACAGTCGAAGAGATATTTGAATCGCAAGAAGTACCATCCTGGAGATCACAACTAACAATCAGATCAATATTTGTTAGTGCAGCATTAGGGTTTATGTTCACATTCATTGTGACGAAGCTCAATATTACTACTGGAGTAATACCTTCTCTTAATGTTGCTGCTGGTTTGTTAGGGTTCTTCTTTATCAAGTTATGGACATCTGTGTGCGAGAAATTCGGTTGGCCGCACCAGCCTTTTAATAGACAAGAAAATACAGTTATTCAGACTTGTGTTGTTGCTGTCTCTGGAATCGCTTTTAGCAGTGGATATGCAAGTTATATGCTTGGCATGACAAAGATTATTGCAGATCAAGGTCCAGCCTCGGCAAACACAGCAAATAATGTCGTGACCCTCAATTTGGGAATGATGTATGGGTTTCTTGCTCTTATCAGTTTTGTTGGTCTCTTTTCTATTCTTTCTTTAAGAAAAATTATGATAATCGATTACAAGCTGATTTACCCGAGTGGTACTGCAACAGCATACCTCATTAACAGTTTCCACACAGATAAGGGAGCCAAACTAGCAAACAAACAAATTAAAACCCTTTCCAAGTGGCTCGCTGGTAGTTTTGTTTGGGCTTTCTTCCAATGGTTCTTTACTTCAGATAACGGATGTGGGTTTACGGCTTTCCCAACTTTTGGCCCTCAAGCCTTCGCACGTAAGTTTTACTTTGATTTCTCAAGTACCTATGTTGGGGTAGGAATGATCACCCCTTACTCGATTAACTTATCGATGTTGCTTGGATCCATCGTCTCGTGGGGACTCATGTGGCCGCTAATTGAACTACATGAAGGTAAGTGGTACCCTGCAAATCTCCCGCCTAATAATTTAAGCGGTATTCAAGGGTATAGGGTGTTTATTGCAATAGCCATGATCCTTGGAGATGGTTTGTTTCAATTTATTTTTGTGCTCTGCAAGTCCGTATACAACCTAAGGAAATCGAAGGACAAAGATGTTGGTGGTGAGCCTGTAGTGAGCTACGATGATAAACGCCGAACTGAATACTTCTTGAAAGATCAAATCCCAGTTTGGGTCGCTGTAGGAGGCTACATTACTTTGGCGATCCTCTCCACCATATGTGTTCCTCTTCTTATATTCCCTTCATTAAAATGGTACCACATCATGATAATTTACATCGTCGCACCTATCTTGGCCTTCTGCAACTCTTACGGATGCGGCTTGACAGATTGGTCTTTGGCTTCTACCTACGGTAAGCTTGCAATTTTTGTATTTGGTGCTTGGGTTGGTTTAGATAATGGAGGTATCATTGCCGCTCTAGCTGCATGTGGTGTTATGATGAGCATAGTATCGACTGCATCAGATTTGATGCAGGATTTCAAGACAGGTTATCTAACccttgcttcaccaagatctatGTTCTTTAGCCAAGTTATTGGAACTATGATTGGCGTTGCCTTGTCTCCGGTGGTGTTCTGGGGATTCTTTTACAAAGCGTATCCCGATCTTGGGAAAGATGGCGCTTCAAATCCAGCCCCTTTTGGAGCTTTATATCGTGGTATTGCGCTTCTTGCTACTCAAGGTCTATCAGCTCTTCCAAAGAACTGCTTGAAGCTATGCATTGGATTCTTCTTCTTTGCCATTTTAGTAAACATAATTAAACAAGTTATGATGCATTTCAAGAATAAGGCTCTCAAGTATCTTCCAAGTCCCATAGCTATGGCTGTTCCATTCTACTTGGGAGGATATTATGCAATCGACATGTGTATTGGAAGTTTATACAGGTACTGGAGGGAGCGGAACAACAAAGCTGAAGCTGATGCTTTTGTACCTGCGATTGCGTCAGGGTTGATTTGTGGTGACTCGCTGTGGGGAATGCCAGCTTCTGCACTTTCGTTGATGAATGCTAAACCTCCAATGTGCATGAAATTTTTATCAAGGGATACAAACACCAAGGTTGATGCATTCTTAAACGGCTAA